A window of Hippoglossus stenolepis isolate QCI-W04-F060 chromosome 18, HSTE1.2, whole genome shotgun sequence contains these coding sequences:
- the nadk2 gene encoding NAD kinase 2, mitochondrial isoform X4: MPVGMARRSAVSLVRLGGRAVGQLLCGGSARLLRTSAANTSPSPGFKPEKVAVVTKTTRYEFEQQRDKSEEELTQQLALKGSSYTGLQERHNIHTYNVEHIVKSLRSEGIDVRVVKRGEYDEEVVRWADAIISAGGDGTMLLVASKVLSKNKPVVGVNTDPERSEGHLCLPVRYTRAFPEALEKLCRGEFRWLWRQRIRVQLEGTGINPRPVDLHEQQLSLVQHSQAHRIATMDRQHKTGTLPESSSEPSLLPIRSLNEIFIGESLSSRVKLKSFKPHVNLLLHRASYYEISVDDGPWEKQKSSGLSICTGTGSKAWSYNINKLAEQAVEELLMIGKSLTRLDIPLNPEFIAKVTDEYNASLVFGPDDRRLFYSIREPIVNRVFSSSRQRGFANKVCVRSRCWNACMVVDGGTSYKFNDGAIATISMSEEDQLRTVVLEN, from the exons ATGCCCGTCGGGATGGCCCGGCGCTCGGCGGTGAGCCTGGTGAGACTCGGGGGTCGAGCCGTCGGGCAGCTGCTGTGCGGAGGCTCCGCTCGGCTCCTCCGCACCTCAGCCGCCAACACGTCACCCTCACCCGGGTTCAAACCGGAGAAAGTGGCGGTGGTGACGAAGACGACCCGGTACGAGTTCGAGCAGCAGCGGGACAAGTCCGAGGAGGAACTGACCCAGCAG CTTGCGTTGAAGGGCTCCAGCTACACTGGTCTGCAGGAGAGACACAACATCCACACCTACAACGTGGAGCACATTGTGAAGAGTCTACG GAGCGAAGGAATCGATGTCCGAGTGGTGAAGAGGGGAGAGTATGATGAAGAAGTGGTTCGATGGGCCGACGCCATCATCTCAGCTGGAG GTGATGGGACAATGCTACTGGTGGCCAGTAAGGTTCTGAGCAAGAACAAACCAGTGGTGGGAGTAAACACTGACCCTGAGAG GTCAGAAGGTCACCTGTGTCTGCCGGTCCGTTACACTCGGGCCTTCCCAGAGGCTCTGGAGAAACTCTGTCGTGGTGAGTTCAG GTGGCTTTGGCGTCAGAGGATTCGTGTGCAGTTGGAAGGCACCGGAATCAATCCCAGGCCGGTGGATCTGCacgagcagcagctgagcctGGTGCAGCACAGCCAGGCCCACCGCATCGCCACCATGGACAGACAGCACA AGACAGGAACGCTGCCCGAGAGCTCCTCCGAGCCCAGTCTCCTCCCCATCAGAAGCCTGAATGAGATCTTCATTGGAGAGTCTCTGTCCTCCAG GGTGAAGTTAAAATCGTTCAAACCCCATGTTAACCTATTGCTCCATAGGGCTTCCTACTATGAGATCTCTGTGGACGACGGCCCGTGGGAAAAGCAGAAGAGCTCAGGACTCAGCATCTGCACAGGAACAGGATCCAAAGCCTG GTCGTATAACATCAACAAACTGGCTGAACAGGCTGTGGAGGAGCTTTTAATGATcg GAAAGTCTCTAACACGTCTGGATATCCCACTTAATCCAGAATTTATTGCAAAGG tgacCGATGAATACAACGCGTCGCTGGTGTTCGGGCCGGACGACAGACGCTTGTTCTACAGCATCAGGGAGCCGATCGTCAACAGGGTTTTCTCCAGCAGTCGACAGAGAGGCTTCGCCAACAA GGTGTGTGTCCGCTCCCGGTGTTGGAACGCCTGCATGGTCGTCGACGGAGGGACATCATACAAATTCAATGACGGCGCCATCGCTACAATCAGCATGAGCGAGGAAGACCAGCTTCGGACGGTGGTTCTAGAGAACTGA
- the nadk2 gene encoding NAD kinase 2, mitochondrial isoform X2 encodes MPVGMARRSAVSLVRLGGRAVGQLLCGGSARLLRTSAANTSPSPGFKPEKVAVVTKTTRYEFEQQRDKSEEELTQQLALKGSSYTGLQERHNIHTYNVEHIVKSLRSEGIDVRVVKRGEYDEEVVRWADAIISAGGDGTMLLVASKVLSKNKPVVGVNTDPERSEGHLCLPVRYTRAFPEALEKLCRGEFRWLWRQRIRVQLEGTGINPRPVDLHEQQLSLVQHSQAHRIATMDRQHKTGTLPESSSEPSLLPIRSLNEIFIGESLSSSTHQWNLCPTRVKLKSFKPHVNLLLHRASYYEISVDDGPWEKQKSSGLSICTGTGSKAWSYNINKLAEQAVEELLMIGKSLTRLDIPLNPEFIAKVTDEYNASLVFGPDDRRLFYSIREPIVNRVFSSSRQRGFANKVCVRSRCWNACMVVDGGTSYKFNDGAIATISMSEEDQLRTVVLEN; translated from the exons ATGCCCGTCGGGATGGCCCGGCGCTCGGCGGTGAGCCTGGTGAGACTCGGGGGTCGAGCCGTCGGGCAGCTGCTGTGCGGAGGCTCCGCTCGGCTCCTCCGCACCTCAGCCGCCAACACGTCACCCTCACCCGGGTTCAAACCGGAGAAAGTGGCGGTGGTGACGAAGACGACCCGGTACGAGTTCGAGCAGCAGCGGGACAAGTCCGAGGAGGAACTGACCCAGCAG CTTGCGTTGAAGGGCTCCAGCTACACTGGTCTGCAGGAGAGACACAACATCCACACCTACAACGTGGAGCACATTGTGAAGAGTCTACG GAGCGAAGGAATCGATGTCCGAGTGGTGAAGAGGGGAGAGTATGATGAAGAAGTGGTTCGATGGGCCGACGCCATCATCTCAGCTGGAG GTGATGGGACAATGCTACTGGTGGCCAGTAAGGTTCTGAGCAAGAACAAACCAGTGGTGGGAGTAAACACTGACCCTGAGAG GTCAGAAGGTCACCTGTGTCTGCCGGTCCGTTACACTCGGGCCTTCCCAGAGGCTCTGGAGAAACTCTGTCGTGGTGAGTTCAG GTGGCTTTGGCGTCAGAGGATTCGTGTGCAGTTGGAAGGCACCGGAATCAATCCCAGGCCGGTGGATCTGCacgagcagcagctgagcctGGTGCAGCACAGCCAGGCCCACCGCATCGCCACCATGGACAGACAGCACA AGACAGGAACGCTGCCCGAGAGCTCCTCCGAGCCCAGTCTCCTCCCCATCAGAAGCCTGAATGAGATCTTCATTGGAGAGTCTCTGTCCTCCAG CACTCATCAGTGGAATCTCTGTCCCACCAGGGTGAAGTTAAAATCGTTCAAACCCCATGTTAACCTATTGCTCCATAGGGCTTCCTACTATGAGATCTCTGTGGACGACGGCCCGTGGGAAAAGCAGAAGAGCTCAGGACTCAGCATCTGCACAGGAACAGGATCCAAAGCCTG GTCGTATAACATCAACAAACTGGCTGAACAGGCTGTGGAGGAGCTTTTAATGATcg GAAAGTCTCTAACACGTCTGGATATCCCACTTAATCCAGAATTTATTGCAAAGG tgacCGATGAATACAACGCGTCGCTGGTGTTCGGGCCGGACGACAGACGCTTGTTCTACAGCATCAGGGAGCCGATCGTCAACAGGGTTTTCTCCAGCAGTCGACAGAGAGGCTTCGCCAACAA GGTGTGTGTCCGCTCCCGGTGTTGGAACGCCTGCATGGTCGTCGACGGAGGGACATCATACAAATTCAATGACGGCGCCATCGCTACAATCAGCATGAGCGAGGAAGACCAGCTTCGGACGGTGGTTCTAGAGAACTGA
- the nadk2 gene encoding NAD kinase 2, mitochondrial isoform X3, with the protein MPVGMARRSAVSLVRLGGRAVGQLLCGGSARLLRTSAANTSPSPGFKPEKVAVVTKTTRYEFEQQRDKSEEELTQQLALKGSSYTGLQERHNIHTYNVEHIVKSLRSEGIDVRVVKRGEYDEEVVRWADAIISAGGDGTMLLVASKVLSKNKPVVGVNTDPERSEGHLCLPVRYTRAFPEALEKLCRGEFRWLWRQRIRVQLEGTGINPRPVDLHEQQLSLVQHSQAHRIATMDRQHIFSETGTLPESSSEPSLLPIRSLNEIFIGESLSSRVKLKSFKPHVNLLLHRASYYEISVDDGPWEKQKSSGLSICTGTGSKAWSYNINKLAEQAVEELLMIGKSLTRLDIPLNPEFIAKVTDEYNASLVFGPDDRRLFYSIREPIVNRVFSSSRQRGFANKVCVRSRCWNACMVVDGGTSYKFNDGAIATISMSEEDQLRTVVLEN; encoded by the exons ATGCCCGTCGGGATGGCCCGGCGCTCGGCGGTGAGCCTGGTGAGACTCGGGGGTCGAGCCGTCGGGCAGCTGCTGTGCGGAGGCTCCGCTCGGCTCCTCCGCACCTCAGCCGCCAACACGTCACCCTCACCCGGGTTCAAACCGGAGAAAGTGGCGGTGGTGACGAAGACGACCCGGTACGAGTTCGAGCAGCAGCGGGACAAGTCCGAGGAGGAACTGACCCAGCAG CTTGCGTTGAAGGGCTCCAGCTACACTGGTCTGCAGGAGAGACACAACATCCACACCTACAACGTGGAGCACATTGTGAAGAGTCTACG GAGCGAAGGAATCGATGTCCGAGTGGTGAAGAGGGGAGAGTATGATGAAGAAGTGGTTCGATGGGCCGACGCCATCATCTCAGCTGGAG GTGATGGGACAATGCTACTGGTGGCCAGTAAGGTTCTGAGCAAGAACAAACCAGTGGTGGGAGTAAACACTGACCCTGAGAG GTCAGAAGGTCACCTGTGTCTGCCGGTCCGTTACACTCGGGCCTTCCCAGAGGCTCTGGAGAAACTCTGTCGTGGTGAGTTCAG GTGGCTTTGGCGTCAGAGGATTCGTGTGCAGTTGGAAGGCACCGGAATCAATCCCAGGCCGGTGGATCTGCacgagcagcagctgagcctGGTGCAGCACAGCCAGGCCCACCGCATCGCCACCATGGACAGACAGCACA TTTTCTCAGAGACAGGAACGCTGCCCGAGAGCTCCTCCGAGCCCAGTCTCCTCCCCATCAGAAGCCTGAATGAGATCTTCATTGGAGAGTCTCTGTCCTCCAG GGTGAAGTTAAAATCGTTCAAACCCCATGTTAACCTATTGCTCCATAGGGCTTCCTACTATGAGATCTCTGTGGACGACGGCCCGTGGGAAAAGCAGAAGAGCTCAGGACTCAGCATCTGCACAGGAACAGGATCCAAAGCCTG GTCGTATAACATCAACAAACTGGCTGAACAGGCTGTGGAGGAGCTTTTAATGATcg GAAAGTCTCTAACACGTCTGGATATCCCACTTAATCCAGAATTTATTGCAAAGG tgacCGATGAATACAACGCGTCGCTGGTGTTCGGGCCGGACGACAGACGCTTGTTCTACAGCATCAGGGAGCCGATCGTCAACAGGGTTTTCTCCAGCAGTCGACAGAGAGGCTTCGCCAACAA GGTGTGTGTCCGCTCCCGGTGTTGGAACGCCTGCATGGTCGTCGACGGAGGGACATCATACAAATTCAATGACGGCGCCATCGCTACAATCAGCATGAGCGAGGAAGACCAGCTTCGGACGGTGGTTCTAGAGAACTGA
- the nadk2 gene encoding NAD kinase 2, mitochondrial isoform X1, with amino-acid sequence MPVGMARRSAVSLVRLGGRAVGQLLCGGSARLLRTSAANTSPSPGFKPEKVAVVTKTTRYEFEQQRDKSEEELTQQLALKGSSYTGLQERHNIHTYNVEHIVKSLRSEGIDVRVVKRGEYDEEVVRWADAIISAGGDGTMLLVASKVLSKNKPVVGVNTDPERSEGHLCLPVRYTRAFPEALEKLCRGEFRWLWRQRIRVQLEGTGINPRPVDLHEQQLSLVQHSQAHRIATMDRQHIFSETGTLPESSSEPSLLPIRSLNEIFIGESLSSSTHQWNLCPTRVKLKSFKPHVNLLLHRASYYEISVDDGPWEKQKSSGLSICTGTGSKAWSYNINKLAEQAVEELLMIGKSLTRLDIPLNPEFIAKVTDEYNASLVFGPDDRRLFYSIREPIVNRVFSSSRQRGFANKVCVRSRCWNACMVVDGGTSYKFNDGAIATISMSEEDQLRTVVLEN; translated from the exons ATGCCCGTCGGGATGGCCCGGCGCTCGGCGGTGAGCCTGGTGAGACTCGGGGGTCGAGCCGTCGGGCAGCTGCTGTGCGGAGGCTCCGCTCGGCTCCTCCGCACCTCAGCCGCCAACACGTCACCCTCACCCGGGTTCAAACCGGAGAAAGTGGCGGTGGTGACGAAGACGACCCGGTACGAGTTCGAGCAGCAGCGGGACAAGTCCGAGGAGGAACTGACCCAGCAG CTTGCGTTGAAGGGCTCCAGCTACACTGGTCTGCAGGAGAGACACAACATCCACACCTACAACGTGGAGCACATTGTGAAGAGTCTACG GAGCGAAGGAATCGATGTCCGAGTGGTGAAGAGGGGAGAGTATGATGAAGAAGTGGTTCGATGGGCCGACGCCATCATCTCAGCTGGAG GTGATGGGACAATGCTACTGGTGGCCAGTAAGGTTCTGAGCAAGAACAAACCAGTGGTGGGAGTAAACACTGACCCTGAGAG GTCAGAAGGTCACCTGTGTCTGCCGGTCCGTTACACTCGGGCCTTCCCAGAGGCTCTGGAGAAACTCTGTCGTGGTGAGTTCAG GTGGCTTTGGCGTCAGAGGATTCGTGTGCAGTTGGAAGGCACCGGAATCAATCCCAGGCCGGTGGATCTGCacgagcagcagctgagcctGGTGCAGCACAGCCAGGCCCACCGCATCGCCACCATGGACAGACAGCACA TTTTCTCAGAGACAGGAACGCTGCCCGAGAGCTCCTCCGAGCCCAGTCTCCTCCCCATCAGAAGCCTGAATGAGATCTTCATTGGAGAGTCTCTGTCCTCCAG CACTCATCAGTGGAATCTCTGTCCCACCAGGGTGAAGTTAAAATCGTTCAAACCCCATGTTAACCTATTGCTCCATAGGGCTTCCTACTATGAGATCTCTGTGGACGACGGCCCGTGGGAAAAGCAGAAGAGCTCAGGACTCAGCATCTGCACAGGAACAGGATCCAAAGCCTG GTCGTATAACATCAACAAACTGGCTGAACAGGCTGTGGAGGAGCTTTTAATGATcg GAAAGTCTCTAACACGTCTGGATATCCCACTTAATCCAGAATTTATTGCAAAGG tgacCGATGAATACAACGCGTCGCTGGTGTTCGGGCCGGACGACAGACGCTTGTTCTACAGCATCAGGGAGCCGATCGTCAACAGGGTTTTCTCCAGCAGTCGACAGAGAGGCTTCGCCAACAA GGTGTGTGTCCGCTCCCGGTGTTGGAACGCCTGCATGGTCGTCGACGGAGGGACATCATACAAATTCAATGACGGCGCCATCGCTACAATCAGCATGAGCGAGGAAGACCAGCTTCGGACGGTGGTTCTAGAGAACTGA
- the nadk2 gene encoding NAD kinase 2, mitochondrial isoform X5 — protein MPVGMARRSAVSLVRLGGRAVGQLLCGGSARLLRTSAANTSPSPGFKPEKVAVVTKTTRYEFEQQRDKSEEELTQQLALKGSSYTGLQERHNIHTYNVEHIVKSLRSEGIDVRVVKRGEYDEEVVRWADAIISAGGDGTMLLVASKVLSKNKPVVGVNTDPERSEGHLCLPVRYTRAFPEALEKLCRGEFRWLWRQRIRVQLEGTGINPRPVDLHEQQLSLVQHSQAHRIATMDRQHIFSETGTLPESSSEPSLLPIRSLNEIFIGESLSSRASYYEISVDDGPWEKQKSSGLSICTGTGSKAWSYNINKLAEQAVEELLMIGKSLTRLDIPLNPEFIAKVTDEYNASLVFGPDDRRLFYSIREPIVNRVFSSSRQRGFANKVCVRSRCWNACMVVDGGTSYKFNDGAIATISMSEEDQLRTVVLEN, from the exons ATGCCCGTCGGGATGGCCCGGCGCTCGGCGGTGAGCCTGGTGAGACTCGGGGGTCGAGCCGTCGGGCAGCTGCTGTGCGGAGGCTCCGCTCGGCTCCTCCGCACCTCAGCCGCCAACACGTCACCCTCACCCGGGTTCAAACCGGAGAAAGTGGCGGTGGTGACGAAGACGACCCGGTACGAGTTCGAGCAGCAGCGGGACAAGTCCGAGGAGGAACTGACCCAGCAG CTTGCGTTGAAGGGCTCCAGCTACACTGGTCTGCAGGAGAGACACAACATCCACACCTACAACGTGGAGCACATTGTGAAGAGTCTACG GAGCGAAGGAATCGATGTCCGAGTGGTGAAGAGGGGAGAGTATGATGAAGAAGTGGTTCGATGGGCCGACGCCATCATCTCAGCTGGAG GTGATGGGACAATGCTACTGGTGGCCAGTAAGGTTCTGAGCAAGAACAAACCAGTGGTGGGAGTAAACACTGACCCTGAGAG GTCAGAAGGTCACCTGTGTCTGCCGGTCCGTTACACTCGGGCCTTCCCAGAGGCTCTGGAGAAACTCTGTCGTGGTGAGTTCAG GTGGCTTTGGCGTCAGAGGATTCGTGTGCAGTTGGAAGGCACCGGAATCAATCCCAGGCCGGTGGATCTGCacgagcagcagctgagcctGGTGCAGCACAGCCAGGCCCACCGCATCGCCACCATGGACAGACAGCACA TTTTCTCAGAGACAGGAACGCTGCCCGAGAGCTCCTCCGAGCCCAGTCTCCTCCCCATCAGAAGCCTGAATGAGATCTTCATTGGAGAGTCTCTGTCCTCCAG GGCTTCCTACTATGAGATCTCTGTGGACGACGGCCCGTGGGAAAAGCAGAAGAGCTCAGGACTCAGCATCTGCACAGGAACAGGATCCAAAGCCTG GTCGTATAACATCAACAAACTGGCTGAACAGGCTGTGGAGGAGCTTTTAATGATcg GAAAGTCTCTAACACGTCTGGATATCCCACTTAATCCAGAATTTATTGCAAAGG tgacCGATGAATACAACGCGTCGCTGGTGTTCGGGCCGGACGACAGACGCTTGTTCTACAGCATCAGGGAGCCGATCGTCAACAGGGTTTTCTCCAGCAGTCGACAGAGAGGCTTCGCCAACAA GGTGTGTGTCCGCTCCCGGTGTTGGAACGCCTGCATGGTCGTCGACGGAGGGACATCATACAAATTCAATGACGGCGCCATCGCTACAATCAGCATGAGCGAGGAAGACCAGCTTCGGACGGTGGTTCTAGAGAACTGA
- the nadk2 gene encoding NAD kinase 2, mitochondrial isoform X6: MPVGMARRSAVSLVRLGGRAVGQLLCGGSARLLRTSAANTSPSPGFKPEKVAVVTKTTRYEFEQQRDKSEEELTQQLALKGSSYTGLQERHNIHTYNVEHIVKSLRSEGIDVRVVKRGEYDEEVVRWADAIISAGGDGTMLLVASKVLSKNKPVVGVNTDPERSEGHLCLPVRYTRAFPEALEKLCRGEFRWLWRQRIRVQLEGTGINPRPVDLHEQQLSLVQHSQAHRIATMDRQHKTGTLPESSSEPSLLPIRSLNEIFIGESLSSRASYYEISVDDGPWEKQKSSGLSICTGTGSKAWSYNINKLAEQAVEELLMIGKSLTRLDIPLNPEFIAKVTDEYNASLVFGPDDRRLFYSIREPIVNRVFSSSRQRGFANKVCVRSRCWNACMVVDGGTSYKFNDGAIATISMSEEDQLRTVVLEN; encoded by the exons ATGCCCGTCGGGATGGCCCGGCGCTCGGCGGTGAGCCTGGTGAGACTCGGGGGTCGAGCCGTCGGGCAGCTGCTGTGCGGAGGCTCCGCTCGGCTCCTCCGCACCTCAGCCGCCAACACGTCACCCTCACCCGGGTTCAAACCGGAGAAAGTGGCGGTGGTGACGAAGACGACCCGGTACGAGTTCGAGCAGCAGCGGGACAAGTCCGAGGAGGAACTGACCCAGCAG CTTGCGTTGAAGGGCTCCAGCTACACTGGTCTGCAGGAGAGACACAACATCCACACCTACAACGTGGAGCACATTGTGAAGAGTCTACG GAGCGAAGGAATCGATGTCCGAGTGGTGAAGAGGGGAGAGTATGATGAAGAAGTGGTTCGATGGGCCGACGCCATCATCTCAGCTGGAG GTGATGGGACAATGCTACTGGTGGCCAGTAAGGTTCTGAGCAAGAACAAACCAGTGGTGGGAGTAAACACTGACCCTGAGAG GTCAGAAGGTCACCTGTGTCTGCCGGTCCGTTACACTCGGGCCTTCCCAGAGGCTCTGGAGAAACTCTGTCGTGGTGAGTTCAG GTGGCTTTGGCGTCAGAGGATTCGTGTGCAGTTGGAAGGCACCGGAATCAATCCCAGGCCGGTGGATCTGCacgagcagcagctgagcctGGTGCAGCACAGCCAGGCCCACCGCATCGCCACCATGGACAGACAGCACA AGACAGGAACGCTGCCCGAGAGCTCCTCCGAGCCCAGTCTCCTCCCCATCAGAAGCCTGAATGAGATCTTCATTGGAGAGTCTCTGTCCTCCAG GGCTTCCTACTATGAGATCTCTGTGGACGACGGCCCGTGGGAAAAGCAGAAGAGCTCAGGACTCAGCATCTGCACAGGAACAGGATCCAAAGCCTG GTCGTATAACATCAACAAACTGGCTGAACAGGCTGTGGAGGAGCTTTTAATGATcg GAAAGTCTCTAACACGTCTGGATATCCCACTTAATCCAGAATTTATTGCAAAGG tgacCGATGAATACAACGCGTCGCTGGTGTTCGGGCCGGACGACAGACGCTTGTTCTACAGCATCAGGGAGCCGATCGTCAACAGGGTTTTCTCCAGCAGTCGACAGAGAGGCTTCGCCAACAA GGTGTGTGTCCGCTCCCGGTGTTGGAACGCCTGCATGGTCGTCGACGGAGGGACATCATACAAATTCAATGACGGCGCCATCGCTACAATCAGCATGAGCGAGGAAGACCAGCTTCGGACGGTGGTTCTAGAGAACTGA
- the LOC118098068 gene encoding excitatory amino acid transporter 1: MQRFREGVHIRTMKAKRKVEEISKEDIQAFLKKNAFVLFTVGAVVVGIALGFALRPYKMTYREVKYFSFPGELLMRMLQMLVLPLLVSSLITGMAALDSKASGKMGMRAVIYYMTTTFIAVFVGILIVLIIHPGKGSKEEFGKQQKIEQVSPADAFLDLIRNMFPPNLVQACTQQFKTKYGKRVVRVTVTVNETLFNSTNGTQEVMEMTREELIPVPGQVNGVNALGLVVFSMCFGLIIGNMKEQGQVLRDFFDSLNEAIMRLVAIIMWYCPIGILFLIAGKIVEMDDLTQMGGQLGMYTITVIIGLLIHGVLILPTLYFVITRQNPFVFIAGLLQALVTALGTSSSSATLPVTFKCLEENNKIDKRITRFVLPVGATINMDGTALYEALAAIFIAQVNNIEMNFGQILTISITATAASIGAAGIPQAGLVTMVIVLTSVGLPTDDITLIIAVDWFLDRLRTTTNVLGDSIGAGIVEFLSRHELRSKDVEMGNSVLEEKERKKPYKLISQDSDLENDKRAHSESHM; encoded by the exons ATGCAGCGATTCAGGGAAGGAGTTCACATCCGCACCATGAAGGCCAAGAGGAAAGTGGAGGAGATCTCTAAAGAGGACATCCAGGCTTTCCTGAAGAAGAACGCCTTCGTGCTCTTCACAGTGGGGGCAGTGGTTGTGG GTATCGCTCTGGGATTTGCGCTGCGTCCCTACAAGATGACCTATCGAGAAGTGAAGTACTTCTCCTTCCCTGGAGAGCTGCTGATGAGGATGCTTCAGATGCTGGTTCTGCCCTTACTGGTTTCCAGTCTAATAACAG GAATGGCAGCTTTAGACAGCAAAGCCTCAGGAAAGATGGGCATGAGAGCCGTGATCTACTACATGACCACGACCTTCATCGCAGTCTTCGTCGGCATCCTAATCGTCCTCATCATCCATCCAGGAAAAGGATCCAAAGAGGAGTTTGGAAAGCAACAGAAGATCGAGCAAGTCAGTCCGGCTGATGCCTTCTTAGACCTGATCAG gaACATGTTTCCACCCAACTTGGTCCAAGCCTGCACTCAGCAG TTCAAAACCAAATATGGAAAGCGAGTTGTCCGTGTGACCGTGACGGTGAACGAAACCCTCTTCAACTCAACCAATGGCACCCAGGAGGTCATGGAGATGACCCGGGAGGAGCTGATCCCGGTGCCGGGTCAGGTGAACGGGGTCAATGCCCTCGGGCTGGTGGTCTTCTCCATGTGCTTTGGGCTGATAATTGGCAACATGAAGGAGCAGGGCCAGGTCCTGAGGGATTTCTTCGACAGCCTCAATGAGGCGATCATGCGCCTGGTGGCCATCATCATGTG gtaTTGCCCGATCGGTATCCTGTTCCTCATCGCAGGAAAGATCGTGGAGATGGATGACCTGACCCAGATGGGAGGCCAGCTGGGCATGTACACCATCACAGTCATCATCGGCTTACTGATCCACGGCGTTCTGATCCTTCCCactctttattttgtcatcacTCGGCAGAACCCCTTCGTCTTCATTGCCGGGCTGCTGCAGGCGCTGGTGACGGCCCTGGGGACGTCGTCCAG CTCAGCCACTCTACCCGTCACCTTTAAATGCCTGGAGGAGAACAACAAGATCGACAAGCGAATCACACGCTTCGTGCTGCCAGTGGGCGCCACCATCAACATGGACGGAACCGCTCTGTATGAAGCTCTGGCGGCCATCTTTATTGCTCAGGTTAACAATATTGAGATGAACTTTGGTCAGATCCTCACAATAAG TATTACAGCGACAGCCGCCAGTATCGGAGCTGCTGGGATCCCTCAGGCCGGCCTGGTCACCATGGTGATCGTGCTAACCTCTGTTGGACTCCCGACTGATGACATCACTCTCATCATTGCAGTCGATTGGTTTCT GGATCGTCTGCGCACCACCACCAACGTTTTAGGGGATTCGATTGGCGCCGGCATCGTCGAGTTCTTGTCCCGACACGAGCTCCGCAGCAAAGACGTGGAGATGGGAAACTCggtgctggaggagaaggagaggaagaaaccGTACAAGCTCATCTCCCAGGATAGTGATTTAGAAAATGATAAACGAGCTCACAGCGAATCCCACATGTAG